The sequence TGTTGGATGTGGGATacacaattttattatttgatgcACTGTAAGTAATTTGTTGTTGTAAAACTTCTTGGGGCAGAAGCCTGAATAATTATAAGTGATTACAATtacaatacatatacaaaattataCTTAGAAACTTCTATCCCTGCTGCCCGCCCCCACCGAATGGCCCCATTTCTCTTTTGGTGGCCATATAGTTATCAGTGTGATAAACCACTCGAAAAGTTAGTAGCTTCAGACAATACTTTCTTCTCTCCCAATCTTCGTGCTTGGGCCCTGGGGAGCAGTCTCGCTTGGGGTATCTTGGGTTGGGGCAGTCAAGTAACAGCGGGGGTGAGTCAGCTCAATGCTTCTCTGAGTATCAGAAAGGTCTTTCAATGATCAATTATGAACATGCTCccaaaaaggggggggaggggaaagaaaatatcaacaaagaaatagaagatataaagaacCAAATCAAAATTTTGGAGCTGAAAAATAcaacaggcaaaacaaaaaactcattgGATGAACTCAAAAGtgaaatggaggggcgcctgggtggttcagtgggttaaagcctctgccttcggctcaggtcatgatcccagtgtcctgggatcgagccccgcatcgggctctctgctcagcagggagcctgcttccccctctctctctgcctgcctctctgcctacttatgatctctgtctgtcaaataaataataaataaaatcttaaaaaaaaaagtgatatagaGTGGACAGAAGAATCAATACACCTGAAAATAGAACAACAGAAACCTCctgatctgaaaaacaaaaagaaagtagactttaaaaaaaattaaaaattaaaaaaattccaagcaTAGTTTCATAGATCCCAGAGGGACTATAGCCAAAGATCTAACAATCATGTCAACAGGATCCCAGGAAAGAAGAATGTggggctgaaaaaaaaatatgtcaagaaATAGTGgctgaaatttttccaaatttggcaaaagatttaaacctacagattcaagaaactgAGAGAACcccaaaatggaaaagcaaaaagaaatccacaccaagaTACATCATAAGCACACTTCTAGAAACTAAGGACAAAGGAAACAGGCAGAGACAAATGCCACATTATCTACAAAAGAAAACGCAATTTGAATGACAGcggatttctcatcagaaaccatatCAGCCAGAAAGAAGTGTCAGGACATGTCAAACattgaaagggaaaacaaagaatgTCAACCCACAAGTTGAGATACAACAAATATATCCTTCAGAAATCAAAGGGCAAGCAAGACTTTCTCAGAGGCAGGAAATCTAAAAGAACATACCCTAAAAAACAGACCTACCCTAAAAAAAGGTCTAAAGGACacttttgaaacacacacacacacacacacacacacacacaaactgataAAAGAAAGACTATTGGAacatcaagaaggaagaaagaacaaagtaaaaagtaaaaatgtaggtGAATGTACAGAATTTCTTGTCCTCTTGGGTTTTCAAAAAACAAACGTAGCGGTCCTCAGCAGGTCCAAGACAGCTCATTCCCACCTAGTAGACAAACTACACCAGCTGCAAGCTTAATCTGAGAGGCCAGATTACCAGAAGCTTCTCAGAATGTGGACACTTCACCACTTGCATCAGCAGCTCCTTGGGACAAGTGCTGAAAAGGCTGTTCCCTAGGCTGCTCAACAAGCCCACTGAGTCGGAATTTCTAGAGTTCTGGGCTCCAGGACTCTGGGTGTAAAGATTCTTTCATACACTAAAGTTTGAAAAGTCTTCAGATCATTTGTTAATAAAGGATCAAGCTCAGTCACTCAGAGTTAAACTCTTGAGGAAGGTGAGAACAAAGTTCTTCACAAAGTCCTAGCTGTGGGCAATCCAACCCTGCAGGACTGGAACAAAACTCaaggtaaaaaagtaaaaaaatgaatcaataacCCCGCCGTGGGGTCAAGGTCACACACTTCTGCATAGTCACAGGGTGATGTCCTAGGGAGTGTGGGCCCACAATGGGATCTGACATCCAtctgtgcctcagcttctccttctgtaaAACCTGGAGAGCATCTGCCTTTCCTAACTCATGGGATCAGGATGAAGAGCAAAACAGGTGAGCTGTGAATGGCTTATAAATTATTATTCTACCCAATGTGAATGTTTAACCTCCCCTTAAAGAGGGCCATTGTGTTGCCCTTTTTTCTTGGAAATGGAATGTTGCTGTTCTTCAGACTCCGGAAAGATAGGCATGGTTAAATGAAATGTACGACTTCATTCACCCCGTCTTTCCACCAGCGTCCAGCACAGATGGCCAAGGCCAGCACTGAGACAGATGAGGTCCCACCTGCCACAGGGTCACCGGTGCTGGGAAGATGGCAGGACCCCCAAGAGCTGAGGACAAGTACCCAGGGCTGCTCCTCCAGGGGTCTGCAGGCCTTAGGGTACCCAGCACTCACCTCCcaggggaaatgggagatgaCCCTCCAGCAGCCAGTCCTGGCAGTGACAGGGGACAGGTGTGCATGGGGGGAGTGGGGCGGGTTGCAGAGCTTCTGCTAGATTTCATTTTAGCCTAGAAGGAGAAGGTAAATTGACCTTTGGGGGGGCAGAATCTGGGAGTGAAAGCCTCAAGGtcatgggtgggggtgggggagggaagggtggcCTATTTTATAAACAGAAGTTTCTCCACCAGCCAACCTGAGAGGGCAGTGATTAGAATCACCCGAGCGGGCGCCGCCTGGGTGCCACCAGGCCCTCGGGCGATGGACAGCGCCGGCCTCCCGTCACAAAGGGGCTGCGCTGGGCCCCAGTCCCGGTCCCCGCGGCGGGCCAGAACCGCGGGGAGCAGCGGGGAGGCGGCGGGAGCCGAGTGCGCACGTGGTGCGGGGCGGGCGGGTTCCTCCCCACTGAAGTCATGGACTTGGCGTGCTGCGTCCGGGCGGGCGCGCGAATGCGGCTTCGGccaaaaagggggtgggggtggcgagCGCACAATGTGTTTCTTGTTAGGGACCAGCAAGCCGGGGCTCGGGTGTTGCTTTTGGTGCCGCATTATAATGGGAAAATGGAGCTTGATTCCGGACCAGCCCGCCCTTGTCGCCGGCTGCAGAGGGCTGCTGCGGGTTCCCACGGCCGCTGCGTTTGGGCGCCGAGGGCGCGCGGCTGGCGGCCGCCGGGGATCCCCGCGGTGACCAGAGCTCCCCGCGGGGGCCGGACCCCGCTACGCGCGCCTCGCGGCGCAGACTCGGCGACGCCTGCCCCGCGCCCGCCAGATCGCGGGCAGCCCGAGATTGTTTCCTAAGACCTTATCTTTTGCtcaagttaattttcttttttaatttggtgaCCCGAACAAAAGTCATAGGACGATCCTCTGTGAAAGCCAAACGCGGCCACCAGTCGGGGCACTTCACAGCATTTGTAACTAATATTTGCTGGGCTGGTCGCTAAACAGGCCCCTCCGCCAACTTCCAACTCCCCaactctgcccttttttttttttttttttttttttttttttttttttNNNNNNNNNNNNNNNNNNNNNNNNNNNNNNNNNNNNNNNNNNNNNNNNNNNNNNNNNNNNNNNNNNNNNNNNNNNNNNNNNNNNNNNNNNNNNNNNNNNNttttttttttttttttttttttttttttttttttttttttttggaacggAGCTGAAAGGTGatctcccttctccctgcaaAGAGATCAGACGGCGGAAAGCAATTGTATTTATCACGGCGTTTTCCCCCGTGCTCTCGGGATCTCTGGGCAAACAGGACCGCGCGCCGGATCCTAGAAGGAATTAGGGCCGGATCCTGGCGGGCTGGGATGTGTGTTAAGCCACGGTGGTAGCTGAAGTGCTTTGTTAATGCAATTCATTAGCTGCGTGCGACAAGAAGTAGAAGAGGCTAGGCAGGTCTTCAAAAATacccaaagggagaaaaataaacatcctcttgtttgctttttgtggctttactcattttcttcccctcccattGCCCCTCATCTAAGGCTGTTTTAAACCCAAATTCGGTTATCTGATTTCAGGGTAAGGGCTCCCTCTTGCCAAGGtattaaataaacaagtaaagcCAAAAACTTGAATCCTTATGTAATCCAGATGCTGTTTCCTCGAAAACCACAACAAACTCTGCGAAACCAGATAACAGGATCagaacagcccccccccccaaccccccgttTTAGGGCCAGCGGCAGACATCCTAGTTCAGGAGCTCCCGTCCAGAACAGCGATAAATAATGGCTGCTAACACTCTGAACTGCAGATGAGCACCCTTGAGGGATCCGGATGCCGTAAACTGTCCCGGAATGTTGGCATCTGGTTCTTAAAATGGAACTTTCCCTAGAGATAAAGCCGGGACTGAGCCGGCGTCTGCGTCCGCGGGCTGGCTTGGAAGTTTCTGGCCTCTCGGTGCTCCCAGTTGAAAACGCAGCCCAGGAATGGGGCTGAGGAGCCGGCTTTGTAGTGGTAATGAGGGCGCAGACGCGGGTCGGCCGGCGCGTCACCGCTCAGAGCCGCGGCCCCGGCCGCacatccttccccctcccccggggcGCAGGGCCGGTGGGGGCTGTTCTTGAAAAAGCGGATGGTTTTTCAGTGCAACCTCCCAGGGTTCCGCGGAGCCAGGCGGGGAGAGCGGGGAccgtgggggcggggtgggggtccTTCATATGTATTTTTAGGAGTCCAGCATCGAGGTCATCCCCGCGAAGatccaaaggaataaataaatctcGCCATCCGCTAAGACGGTCACCTTCTCCCCATCCGTTCCTCCCTCGCGCCAGCCCCACCCTGAACGCCTCggttgcaaaaacaaacaaaatcaagcaAAACCTCTTGCTTTGGCAACCTCTAAGCCACGTTATGCCTCTGTCGGCAAAagaagatttctttcttctccctctctcggctttttttcttctccccggactcccaccccgcccccccttTCCTGTTCTTCTCggtcctctttccttcccccaaatcGCTCGAAACTTAAGACGTGCGGCGGCTGCAGGTGCGCGCGGGCCGGGCGGCCGGGCCGGGGCGAGCCTGGGACGGCCGGGCCTCGCAGGCATTGATCAGCTGGGCGCGCGCGCTGAGTGACGGCGCGGTTGCCATGGCAGCCGCCTGAGCGGCGCCGCGAGGACAAGGCTGCAGGGCGGCGTGAATGGGCGGCGTCACGCGCCTGGCGCCAGAGAGTCTGCTCCGGGGCTCGGGCTCCGGCCCCGCCGCGGCCTGGcccgcgcgccgccgccgccgctgccaaTTCATCACCTGTCAGGGATCACTCGGGGGGTCACGGGCCGGAATGGACACAGCTGTGAGAACAAAACCAGGGGGAAGAAAGGCGAGCGCTCCCGATTGCGCCAGATGTGCGGGGAGGACCTGGAgcccccccgccgcccgccccccgcAGGCTCCTCCCGCCCCCCCGTTGCATCACGCGGGGATTGCAAAGGCGGCCCGGAGGCCCGGCGCGCCCGGCCCGGAGCTGCTTCTGATTACGGCGAGGGGCTGGACGCGGCCGGAGAGGGAGGCTGTGCGAGCGAGCCTGGAACCCGGTCAGGGGAACTTCCAGGGTAGGCGTGCGGCTTGAAaccgggcggcggcggggggggggggggcgccccggTGCGTAAGCCTCGGGGACGGTATCTCCACCCCCACCGGAAGCCCTTCACACCTTCCCGCCACCCACGGATCGAGCAAATCCAGGGCCCTTTCTGCAGCTGGGACCATGTGAACTTTAGAGGCCTCAACTGCGAATCCACAGAGACACCAATGGACAGATTTTTTAATGCCTTGTACCCCCACCCCGAAAATGCTCCAACACGATTTTCTCCAGGGAAGCATCATCTCAAAGGTAATTTCGTCTTGGGCTTGCAGACACAGATGCCCTAGGAACTCAGgcctttttttaatcattaactTATACGACCTCCTCATCCCCTTAAAATGATCTTTAAATGAACGTCGAGCCGGGCAGCGTGCCGTTCGAATCCAACACGGTCAGGCCGACCGGACTCTGACATGGCCGCTAAAGAAAGAGACCACGAAACTTTCACCACGTTGAGCAGTTTCACGGCATCAGGCTACAGAAAGCGATCATGGGAGAAGACACTGGCTTCATCAACTTTGCGAGTGTGCAAAGTAATACGGTACAACGCTCATTACGAACCAGCCCGGAGCCTGGCTGCTGGGGTAATGAGGCTGGCACGGCTGTTAACATACGGTGTCCTTGGAAAAAGCTAGGAATGCGTCAGTATCGCAGAGCTGCAATGTCCAAGAATCACAAGTAATAATTTGAGAATCCCAAAGATGTTTGTTTACATTGGCTATTATTGTAAAATAGTCAAAGTATAACATCATGAACCAAAATAGTGTCAAAACAAAATCTGTTCCACTGTGGCACGTATGTGACagaaacacatgcacacaaagtACATCAAAAGGCTCGAACTGTGGGGGACTCAGGATTAAATCATTTCCAGACTTAATATCAGAAGAGAGGCTGTTCATCGAACACTCCGGAACAGGGTAGCCAGCAGCATTTGCCGCAGGACAGCTCTCAGCCGAATCCTATGCTGGTCAGGAAGCCATCCACCTCCATCCTCCAAAATGAGGTGGCTTGGTTTTCTCAAAGTGACAGGCACCTCAGCAGGACCCACTGCCTCCCTAAAGAGAAACCCTGGGACGGGCATGCAGTTGCAGTTGGTGTCAGAGACTGGCCCACCAGCTGAGAAATTAATCATTAATTGAAGGACAAACTACAGGTTCCCCATGATCaagctttgctttttctcctcttctgcccccttcctctttcctaaATGCAAAGAAGGTGGCGACTGAAAAGACTACTAAACAAGATGCTGACAACAATGAGTTTTTCCTTAGGTTTTCGAGCTTTTTGTATTCTGGGGAAATAGGATTTTCAGAACAAGGCTCCTGTACTGTAGTCTTCAGTGAGACGAGAATTGTCTGAATTAACTGAAAAGGCCTTAAGTAAGTGGCTGCAAACTTTAGACAACAGGAATAGCTTCTTCAGGATTTATGGAgggaaaacaagggaaaaaaaaccaaacgcGAAACTGCGCCCAGGACGAGGGCTGAAATGATTTCCAACATCACCCatgaaaggatttttatttttgatagtgTGAAGATGTCGGTCACTGGCTGGGGCCACCTGCCTttcacaaaactttaaaaatactgtttaaatGCTAGAATGCGACACCAGAAATCAGGATTTGCGCATAATTAATCACCTCACTTTGCCACCCACACTGCAAGTTCACAGACCTGCAGCCTCTCAAGGGCAACGTATGTAAATACAGCTTCGGTATGCAAATTTCCCTAATGATTTCCGATTAATAGGATCATTACAGTAGCCCTGCCTGTTCTACAAGAGGAACCCTGGAAAGCGTCCGGCCTCTCCGAGCTCCACAGCGATCGGCGCGGTTCCAATAAGCACCCATTTTACTGAGTTTACCAGTAACGCCTCCCGTGTCGCTCCGGGTCGCACGATCCCACACTAAACCTGTCATTGAGGGCGCGCGTGGGCGTCTcgtgttttgttgtgttttgacCAGGCTCAGTCTTATCTTCGGAGACCGAACTCTACACACGTCCCTTGGCGACGGCAAACGTCTCTGCGTTTCTACTTTCTGCAGAAATGCTTCCTCTCTGATGACATCCCGTGGGTCGCGGGAACCGTGACTTTCCCTCTGCTGTGCGGAACTCGCCCGCGGCGCTGTGGTTTTAGGGTTCCTGAAACCTCCAGGGCGGGGAAGGCTTCGTCGGGGGACACGCTCGGGCAAGGGTTCTGGCTCACCACTGGCATTAAAATAAAGATGCACATTTGGATTCCTGGGGTCTCCCCGCCGTCCCTCCCCCACCGGCCTCCCCGGCCTCTCCGCTCCTCTCCCGCCCCGCGCTTACTGTACTCTATTTACCACCCCAGCTGGGctggcccccgccccgcccaccccaCGGGGATTGGCTGCGAACGCGGAAGGACCGAGCGCTCGCCCCGCGCCCGCGTCCGCCAATGGGGGCGCCCGCGCGGCCTGATGGACGCGCCGCCTTCCACCAATGGGGATGCAGGGAAGCCGGATCGTGCGCCCCCGGCGAGTGCCGATAAAAGCCGCCCCGCCAGGCGCCCGGCTTCATTCTGAGCCGAGCCCGGTGCCGAGCGCAGGAAGCTCCGCAGGCGGCGGCGGCCTGAGCTCCTAGGCAGCCCGCTCCCTCCCGGTCTCTCCTTCCCCGCGCGCGGTCAGCATGAAAGCCTTCAGTCCGGTGAGGTCCGTTAGGAAAAACAGCCTTTCGGACCACAGCCTGGGCATCTCCCGGAGCAAAACCCCCGTGGACGACCCGATGAGCCTGCTGTACAACATGAACGACTGCTACTCCAAGCTCAAGGAGCTGGTGCCCAGCATCCCCCAGAACAAGAAGGTGAGCAAGATGGAAATCCTGCAGCACGTCATCGACTACATCTTGGACCTGCAGATCGCCCTGGACTCGCACCCCACTATTGTCAGCCTGCACCACCAGCGACCTGGGCAGAGCCAGGCGTCCAGGACGCCGCTGACCACCCTAAACACGGACATCAGCATCCTGTCCTTGCAGGTAAGACCTGCTCCCGGTGCCCCCGCCCGCGGCCAGCGGCAGACCCATTGTCGAGACGGCCGCAGTCCGGGACTTACAGATGAGCTaattaacttttataaaaaaaaaaaaaccaaatctgCTATAGATTGAGTCGTGCGTGAAATCGCTGATAAGTTCTGACACGTTAATGCAACTGTGATTCTGAATCTTAGCATAAACGTGTTTAATGAAAGTTGCTGTTCTGTgggctccttaaaaaaaaaaaaaaaaaaaggccccttTTCCTTAAGATTGTCTAACACCgccttttatcccctttctctcgcAGGCTTCTGAATTCCCTTCTGAGTTAATGTCAAATGACAGCAAAGCGCTCTGTGGCTGAATCAATGGTGAGTGTTTGCTCGCGCCTCCCGTTGGTAAACTGCCtcttggagtgtgtgtgtgcgcccgcGTGTGTTTTTATTTGTGTGGGGAGGTGCTTTGTGTCTCTGCAAAATTGGGGGGTTAGTAAATGAATGTGTACTTAGGGGTATTACACGCAGCCCGCTGTCTTCCTAAACCGCGTCTGAGGGGGCTCCTGGCTCTGGTCACTCAAGATCACAGCACATTTTCctttaacataaaaaagaaacgAAAAATACCCAGTTAACTTCCTAGGAAGGCGGCTGAGGAAAAGGCGTCCTGGCTTCTGCCACACACGTCACGGCCTGGCTCCACTCTGCCGTTGCTCTGGTACTATGAGGTACTAACCTCCATCTAATTAATCTTATCGCCACAAATTCCATAGAGATCCTCCTTCCCTAAAACCGGAGCCCGTGGAGATTGGGCTGGCCAGAGCATTGCTTCCCTGCGCCTGACCCTGTGATGTGGGATTCCGACTTCCCTATCTGTTAACCAAAGGGCTGTTTTCAATCAAATAATTGTTACAAGAAGCAGACTGGCGCCTGTGAGCACGGCTGTTGGAGATCCAAATAGGAGATTGCGTTGGGAAGTTTTTCCCTTGAGTCTCTGctattttcatgtttaattttcGCTGTCGAGGCCGAGAGTGTGTGTTGCATCTGGACGCCAGGGTTTGCCCAATCTTTGAGTGTTTGGTGGTTAAATGTTCAAACTGCGGCTTCCTCCTGGCGCCAGTCTGCCCGCCTCTGCCCTTAGGTTCCATTCTCCTAAAACATGCCTCTCCCCCAATCTTTTGCAGGTGttcatgacttttctttttctttgcacaACAACAACGAATCCACAGGATCTTTTCAGGCGCTGAA comes from Mustela nigripes isolate SB6536 chromosome 7, MUSNIG.SB6536, whole genome shotgun sequence and encodes:
- the ID2 gene encoding DNA-binding protein inhibitor ID-2; translation: MKAFSPVRSVRKNSLSDHSLGISRSKTPVDDPMSLLYNMNDCYSKLKELVPSIPQNKKVSKMEILQHVIDYILDLQIALDSHPTIVSLHHQRPGQSQASRTPLTTLNTDISILSLQASEFPSELMSNDSKALCG